The Episyrphus balteatus chromosome 3, idEpiBalt1.1, whole genome shotgun sequence genome segment gaagagaaaaaaacaaaaaaacgaaaaataaatttagcaaattgtttttaattgttttgcaataataatttttctttttggagTATcagctttttaatttattatttcattatttactACATACTTTTAACTATTAAATACCCAAACAAAGTTGTTGCGTGATATTTTCGTTTTATGTTGAaacaatttatatatattttgtttgtgtattcaatgattgttttcttttttcgtttagtaaaaataattattataataaattatgtattaaatgtttttaaattatgtttacaAAGCAcatttaatgaaacaaaaacaaaaaactgggcttctttttattaaaaattcgatataagaaaatcaaaaataaaattagaagacaaacaaaaaaaaaattaaaaagcgtTTCCAAACGACCTATGTTGTtagttatttatataaaacaaaaacaaaacaaaaaatgtgaaaatgaaacaattattattacataatatattatattaaacaaacaaataaaaaaataaaagaagatacAATTATGAagataatttagtttttaatattaaaatataataattaaacattttcttatttgtaagttcaaaaataaaatctatatattatataaaaaataaaataaaacaaaaataaacaataatttaaaatttaattctgtGGTGTATTTAATAAATGCTcccaaaatttaataaaattaaaacaaaagatctttacaagcttttaataagCAAAACATTCTAATTCAAATTCTTAttggagaaaaaaattaaaaaaaaaaaaaatatttaaaactaataaaataataataacacacaTACACATAAATATATGTGAAATAaactattttcaattaaaaaaaatcaaaaaaaagcattgttttattattatgagTTGTACCCTtatagtggagtcaaattagctttatacctcggaatccagggaaagtcgatgcatctgaaaaacgagtatagggctgcattataatagggtcaaataagaaagttaaaaaaaaaaatttcaccgctctcgattacaacagtttttatagaccgtttactgtcattccgtatgcaagcgtcaatcggaattgctgtctcattttagattttgatcaaactttgtagggatgttctctaggactgtaaggaagcaaatccatgatgatttaattttaagttgcgtggtttccccgctacccgcattcgaactttttcagaaggtcatttttatgttattatagctttgcgtctactaaagatatctttttgtttgaaacgccatgtTAAAGgttaagagtagtaatttttgaatatatattaaaaaattacgtaataattatccctgaattaaaaataatttttgaaaaactggtaattttgctgatttttcatggtttttgactggctccagaaccttggctattatatgtaggaagcttatacttaccaaatattaaatgtagatatttttcaacaaaataaatctaaaatgaactcgatggctgtactccttatgcaaaaattttaagttcaaagttttgagttttttgaaaaaaatatttttttatactatgattttttacgatttgactaaagatagaaacatgaaactaacagtgtgttaagttgaaacttttaactttaagtcctctaaataaaattgtgttattttcatatcttgtgtaccgcttgtttgaaaattcgcaaaaatgctaaaaagccaaaaaaaaaccctacttaaggctatgattgcactatgtttgacataagatagaagcatgaaattaatagtatatttagttcgtactcttagcttaacacactgtaagtttcacatttcttcgtttagtcaaatcgtagaaaatgacagtataaaaattagcttttttaaaatactctatactttgaacttaaaatttttacataaggagtacagccatcgagttcattttagatttattttgttgaaaaatatctatatttaatatttggcaagtataagcttcctacatataatagccaaggttctggagccagtcaaaaaccatgaaaaatcagcaaaattaccagtttttcaaaagttatttttaattcagggataattattacgtaattttttaatatatattcaaaaattactactcttaagctttaaaatggcgtttcaaacaaaaagatatctttagtagacgcaaagctataataacataaaaatgacattctgaaaaagttcgaatgcgggtagcggggaaaccacgcaacttaaaattaaatcatcatggatttgcttccttacagtcctagagaacatccctacaaagtttgatcaaaatctaaaatgagacagcaattccgattgacgcttgcatacggaatgacagttaacggtccataaaaactgttgtaatcgagagcggtgaaattttttttttttaactttcttatttgacccttttataatgcagccctatactcgttttttagatgcatcgactttccctggattccgagattttacaaattttatgtctaatttgactcgactattaatttaatttagatttttttttaaactgaaatacCTACAGCCTTTTTAAATTGGTGAAGTGATTTTACGAGAGTGAAGAAAAATCTGGGAAGAACTTtcacaaacttttggttttcagttataaatagagcATAAAGaatcctttcttttgatgtatcactcaaCGCATTTGgagaaatttgtttaaaatgccTATTTTTCAGGCAAGGgtttaaccttgattttttctcgaaaatcttaaaaaaatagattcgtTACTTttttcagccctattctgctattcgattcacgtgaatcgaagaATTCCCTTTCTTAATCATGTCAAAAtggctttgaaaaacttctaatTTTTGATAGCAAAGTGTTGTTCTCGTCTGTTTtagaaattctaaagaaaaaatatttgtctaaatttaattttaaccacattttaaacgcttcttattttagactttcacgtgaatcgaatagcagaatagggctgtttaCTTAAATGGATAGGCCaactcattgtgaactcatatctttaaaccaaaactttatccgagaccttgatccgaaaatatctgatttcggaaaaaaaaacaaaatatatttcgatAGTATTTCTATTGCAAATTATTCAGCAACCGGACGTCCAATAAACTTTTGGTTTGATGTATCACTCAACGGATTTGgaggaatttgtttaaaatgcctattttttagttttttaggcaatggttaaccttgatttttctcgaaaatcttaaaaaaatagattcgttacttttttacttaaatggataggcctattcattgtgaactcatatttgtaaaccaaaactttattcgagaccttgatccgaaaatatgtgCTTCCGAATATTTcggaatttaagaaaaaaaaaaaaattgcaaataattgcaaataattcagcaaccggACGTCCAATAAACTttaagttttcagttatgaatagagcataaagaggcctttcttttgatgtatcattcaacggatttggattttttttaaatccatatttttcaGGCAAGGGGTtagccttgattttttctcgaaaatcttaaaaaaatagattcgaaattttttttaggtacaTAAAAGGAaaggcctattcattgtgaatTCATATCTGCATATCAAAACTAATTTCGAGATTTTGGTCCGCAGATATCTGCCTCTCcggaagttcaaaaaattgcatatttacCTTTAAGTAGGTACGTAAAGTTTTCCAAGTTAATaatatatttaacattaaaaagcagttttttttttaaataaggtttttcaaaatgaaaacaaatttatttgttaaccaatatttttctttgttccTATAAAGACAAAGCAATTAAACGCTTTATTTTTTCACACtcctaataataaaaatttaatatatacaaaattaaattgctAAACTGAACTGAATGtaataaaaatagtaatttttgtaGAATCTAAGTTTGCTGCAGTCTCAGTGATTTTCTTTTAACAGGCGGCGTCGTCGTCGCCACCGCTGGCGACACTGGTTGTGCACATGACCGTTTAGGTCTTGAAATCACTGTAGGTTGCTTATCGCGTTTAAGCTTTATGCGGACATTCTTCAGTTTAATGGGTGATTGTGTAGGTGGTGCAGGTTGGGTAGGTGCTGGAGATGAAGATTTTGGTACCAATATCACTGATTCATTATCTTTTCTCTTTTTCTCCTCGTTCTTTTGATCGACTTTCTTTCTTTCTGTCTGTATCTGAGTCTCTGTCTTCTTATTGCTTTCCCTTTTTCTTTTCCGTTCACCACTATCCTCTTGAAATTTTGGCGGATCGTCATGTTTTCTTTTCTCACCCGCAACCGCAGGAATCGGAGAATCAATGAAATTCCCATTaatagtatttttaataatagcATCTTGattcaataataaattattaatcaTCATTGAAATATCAGCTccaaaagttaaattttctaattcaaacTGATCTGGATAGAACATTCCTGGTTCTTGGCGGGGCGGTTCACTTGGCGGCGGATCGGGTTGAGTTACTGATACAATTTCTACATCATTGTCTTCTTCAACTTCTTGTTTTATGTTTACTCTTGTAGATGTTTGGAGAATAATTGGATCTTCGGACGGTGCCGGAGTTCGTCTTTCTTCAATCCATGGTGGTTGTGAAGGAGCCTGTCCTTTAGGTGGTTGTTGTGATATTTGTTGATTCGTGGGATGAGTGTTTTGAGACGATCTGGGTGGTGACAATATTAAAGGAGGTGGCGGAGACTTGGTAAGTATTGGAGTCACCTGAAACTCATTCACTGTTCCCCAATACTTTCGGGGTTTCTTCAATGCTTGTTCTTGCTGTTGTTGTGGCTGTTGTAGTTGGTGTTGTGgtggatgttgttgttgtactTGGTGTTGTAGCTGTGGTGTCGGCTGTTGTAACTGGTGTTGaagttggtgttgttgtttgtgTTGTTGGTGTAGTtgatgttgttggtgttgttgatgttgttgttgatgttgatgatgttgttgatgttgtttttgttgttgttggtgttgttgttggtgttgttgttggtgttgttgttggtgttgttgttggtgttgttgttggtgttgttgtggttgttgttgttgttgttggtgttgttgttggtgttgttgttggtgttgttgttggtgttgttgttggtgttgttgttggtgttggtgttgttgttggtgttgttgtggttgttgttgttggtgttgttgttggtgttgttctgattgttgttggtgttgttgtggttgttgttgtggttgttgttgttggtgatgttgttggtgttgttgttggtgttgttgttggtgttgttgttggtgttgttgttggtgttgttgtggttgttgttgttggtgttgttgttgttggtgttgttgtggTTGTTTTAGTTGGTGGTGGTGTGGTGGATGttgtaaaataataatcttATCTCTTGGTTCTGGTGTTAAGGTTTTATTTCTTTCCGTGACGATTGGGCTATTATTTTGTCTGATTTTAGTCAATGATGAAACTTGCTCTGGAGTCAAGATAACCTTATTTGATTGAGAAATTggcacagtttttttttgctgattcatAATTACTGATCGTGATAGTAATCGTGATTGCCTCCGATTCGGGGTAATAGTCGGTGATTTTTTCGGTATTACTCCATCAACCATctgtacatttttattcaatgcATTTTGTTGGTTGGTTATTGGTGAAGATCTCGATCCAATTGTAGTAACTTTCCGTATGTATGATGGTAAGCGATTAGGTGGAGTTCCATCGTTTTTATTTGCCATCTCAATCGGAAGAAATGCTTCAGATATAAATGGATGAGGTTTTACAGTTACCATATTGCCATTTAGACGAATTATTTTCACACCAGATTCAGGACATGACGATGATTTTTCATTTACAGGCGGTGGCTGTGGAAGAATCGTTGGATCAGGTTCTATTATTTCTTCTGGAACTGGTGAATTTTCCATTGATAATTCTGATGGATTTACCTGAGGAACTAGTTCATTTTCGACAATCGATGGTTCCTCGGCGACAGGATCTTCCTCGTGATTTTCTTCTTCATTCAAATTATCATCCACATCAAAGACTTCCGTTTTAATAATTGGTGGATTACttggattaaaatttaataactgTTTTTCAGCTTCAGCTTCAGAACTGCTCATTGTTGTATCGGTTGATGGTGTTTTACTTGGATTTTTCGGTATACAAAAGACTGGAGGTGCATCATCAATGGTTTCATAATCGGCGATTGTAAAAATAGCTGGTTTCGATGCTAAGTCCGATAGTGACACCATTGTTGGCGGTGTAACTTTTGGCGGTGTAATTTTTGGTGGTAACAATGGAGTAAATTCTCCAGGTTTCATATTTTGTGTGTTTATATTTATTGAATTCTTGGGTTCGACTTGAGGAGTTTTTTGAACAACTGTCCTTTTTGTTATAGTTATTCCTTTATTTAAAGTGATTGTATTTTTTAAGGTATTGCTTCCATTTGGTAGATTTGTGATGTTAttactttgttgttgttgcaaatTGATTGTTTGAGGAAGTGATGATTGTCCTGGTGTAGGTGTGATATCAACAGTTTTTCTTGTAACAGTTAGTGAATTATTGGAGAATACTTCATCGACTTTGGTCTGTGATTGTTGTTGTAGAGCAGAAGTTGGTACAACACTTATGCTTGCTTTTGTGCCTGTATTTCTAGAAGGAGGTGCTGATTGTGGTGGCATCATTGGTTGGAgagaaaaaatatctttaatagCAAGTGGTGGATTTGGTGGAATAATTCTAATTGGAACATCTTGATTTGTAACATTGGTAACTGGAATTTTTCCAGCAACTGgttttatagatatttttttgaatgtttttgatgatgatgattgatTTGGTCCTGGTTTTGTTGCAATTACTTTATAAGTTGGAACAGagttttgttgatttttatcGGGTTGTttaaatgttgttgttgttgtggttgttgCTGTAGTAGatgatgttgttgatgatgatgatgatgttggtgGTATTATCATTAACGGATCGCATGATGTTTTATCCAATGTCACAACTTGTGGTTTATTAGTTTGGGTTGGACTTAAATTTATGGTTACCACTTTTCCATCTGGTGATATTCTTGGCATCATAGAATTACCAATAAAATTAACAATATGTTTTGATCTTAATTTTGTTTGAGTTCGAagaaattttgtgtgaaaagtAGTAAATTGTTGTAATTGTAATTTACAAGTTTTACAAATGTATCCTGGTAAACCATCTGCTTGGTTGaactataaataaattaaaaaaaaaaaaaaaaacaatttgtcaGTTATTATTTGTCGTATGCTTGGGAGTAtggaatttatttattgatGAATGATATACATAGTGTATGTGAGGAAATTTGTATATAaggaaatagaaataaataaccAAGAAACTTAAGAAGAGAACGTATACGGAATAGATATAATTTAGTACCTAGGACAGACTTAGATTACATGAGccgtcttttttcttttaaagtggTATAAGATAAAGATATTTCCATCCtctaattttgttattaaaagaaaataagtgtttttttttaattatttttacttttaacacTTAAAACCAATTTCTATAGAGTttaagtttaaagtttttgttttaattttgtattctttataatttttattattaatgaaaGTAGTATAAGTATATTTGGGATTAAAAGACCGTTAACTATCTTTGAGAATTTTgataagtttaattaaattttaaaatttgacattttaataatcttaaatGCATCACctgaat includes the following:
- the LOC129914201 gene encoding uncharacterized protein LOC129914201 yields the protein MEQQYQNFVSNSGVDSEIEFETKLIRTVYNFRWLYDNNHPEFNNITKNRLSWARVAQYCQRPFIECTNKWNSLLQTYFSAPSTNWTHLEYLQQFEPYLSSNLRIVPTKNEPNETQKKQLLQELLIHSEKLISPETTNEEIQHIWLMIASICNAIKPGAYYSVLKWQKYWYDIKQAFGVQWVTLRSKLKERGTNLDVSEYTDDEMKILEICGASISDSLPEISKKLGNNIELGLNRNQIITKCKRCSAQRNELMINGYCDNCRKLPCCNICHKTCDNTIIKYKITHWSVKAILLLPEDLQSSSEIKICLDCSKALNTRASMEWTTCRICDTGNSDLMQSLYDPALNCLRKAFHSVTNYTFNQADGLPGYICKTCKLQLQQFTTFHTKFLRTQTKLRSKHIVNFIGNSMMPRISPDGKVVTINLSPTQTNKPQVVTLDKTSCDPLMIIPPTSSSSSTTSSTTATTTTTTTFKQPDKNQQNSVPTYKVIATKPGPNQSSSSKTFKKISIKPVAGKIPVTNVTNQDVPIRIIPPNPPLAIKDIFSLQPMMPPQSAPPSRNTGTKASISVVPTSALQQQSQTKVDEVFSNNSLTVTRKTVDITPTPGQSSLPQTINLQQQQSNNITNLPNGSNTLKNTITLNKGITITKRTVVQKTPQVEPKNSININTQNMKPGEFTPLLPPKITPPKVTPPTMVSLSDLASKPAIFTIADYETIDDAPPVFCIPKNPSKTPSTDTTMSSSEAEAEKQLLNFNPSNPPIIKTEVFDVDDNLNEEENHEEDPVAEEPSIVENELVPQVNPSELSMENSPVPEEIIEPDPTILPQPPPVNEKSSSCPESGVKIIRLNGNMVTVKPHPFISEAFLPIEMANKNDGTPPNRLPSYIRKVTTIGSRSSPITNQQNALNKNVQMVDGVIPKKSPTITPNRRQSRLLSRSVIMNQQKKTVPISQSNKVILTPEQVSSLTKIRQNNSPIVTERNKTLTPEPRDKIIILQHPPHHHQLKQPQQHQQQQHQQQQPQQHQQQHQQQHQQQHQQQHQQHHQQQQPQQQPQQHQQQSEQHQQQHQQQQPQQHQQQHQHQQQHQQQHQQQHQQQHQQQHQQQQQQPQQHQQQHQQQHQQQHQQQHQQQHQQQQKQHQQHHQHQQQHQQHQQHQLHQQHKQQHQLQHQLQQPTPQLQHQVQQQHPPQHQLQQPQQQQEQALKKPRKYWGTVNEFQVTPILTKSPPPPLILSPPRSSQNTHPTNQQISQQPPKGQAPSQPPWIEERRTPAPSEDPIILQTSTRVNIKQEVEEDNDVEIVSVTQPDPPPSEPPRQEPGMFYPDQFELENLTFGADISMMINNLLLNQDAIIKNTINGNFIDSPIPAVAGEKRKHDDPPKFQEDSGERKRKRESNKKTETQIQTERKKVDQKNEEKKRKDNESVILVPKSSSPAPTQPAPPTQSPIKLKNVRIKLKRDKQPTVISRPKRSCAQPVSPAVATTTPPVKRKSLRLQQT